One segment of Pseudobythopirellula maris DNA contains the following:
- a CDS encoding SAM hydrolase/SAM-dependent halogenase family protein, producing MPLITLTTDFGAGGRYVAQMKGVICSLCPEATVVDLSHAMPPQGVAAAARFLEETTLWFPAGAVHLAVVDPGVGTDRAIVAVETADGTRYVAPDNGLLAWLAKTGGPLTMVRIEEAEYRRPRVSATFHGRDIMAPAAAHLAGGLAIAKLGPVADGLAPLSEQLTQGEAGVAERHENPQGGGMITGQVVEIDSFGNLITDIGAELLGGLPEGEALTIECDEHKTFGLQKTYGDQPPMTLVALVGSGDKLELAIVDDSAQIMLGVKPGAPVTLKW from the coding sequence ATGCCGCTGATCACGCTGACGACCGATTTCGGCGCCGGCGGGCGGTATGTGGCCCAGATGAAGGGGGTGATTTGCTCCCTCTGCCCCGAGGCGACGGTGGTCGACCTGTCGCACGCCATGCCGCCGCAGGGCGTCGCCGCGGCGGCTCGGTTTCTCGAAGAGACGACCCTCTGGTTCCCAGCGGGCGCGGTCCATTTGGCGGTGGTCGACCCCGGCGTGGGGACCGACCGGGCGATCGTCGCCGTGGAGACGGCCGACGGCACGCGGTACGTCGCCCCCGACAACGGCCTCTTGGCGTGGTTGGCTAAAACCGGCGGGCCGCTTACGATGGTTCGCATTGAAGAGGCGGAGTATCGTAGACCCCGGGTGAGCGCGACCTTCCACGGACGCGACATCATGGCGCCCGCGGCGGCCCACCTGGCGGGCGGCTTGGCGATCGCCAAGCTCGGCCCCGTGGCCGACGGGCTCGCGCCTCTTTCCGAGCAGCTCACTCAAGGCGAGGCAGGCGTGGCGGAGCGGCATGAAAACCCCCAGGGGGGCGGCATGATCACCGGCCAGGTGGTCGAGATCGACTCGTTCGGCAACCTGATCACCGACATCGGCGCCGAGCTGCTCGGCGGCCTGCCCGAGGGCGAGGCGCTCACCATCGAGTGCGACGAGCACAAGACCTTCGGCCTGCAGAAGACTTACGGCGACCAGCCGCCGATGACGCTGGTGGCCCTGGTCGGCTCGGGCGACAAGCTCGAGCTTGCGATCGTCGACGACAGCGCCCAGATCATGCTCGGCGTGAAGCCGGGGGCGCCGGTCACGCTCAAATGGTGA
- a CDS encoding enoyl-ACP reductase FabI, which translates to MPGMFEGKKGLITGVFNKQSIAWSIADRIMSEGGECGFTYMPDKPDDERKKNLGRVKKLTDGNPRCKFLQPMDATQDDHIATVMDKVSGEMGKIDFLLHSIAFAPPEDLKKDTVDTSREGFKTAMAISVHSLMALASGAKDLMNPGGSILTLTYYGGEKAVPGYNVMGVCKAALDSTVKYLAYDLGPRDLRVNALSAGPLQTISGRGAGVDEMLGLYEAMAPLGRNITHDEAGKCGSFLLSDMSSGVTGEILHLDGGYNAMGSPGRLLEKIKG; encoded by the coding sequence ATGCCGGGCATGTTTGAGGGCAAGAAGGGCCTGATCACGGGGGTGTTCAACAAGCAGTCGATCGCCTGGTCGATCGCTGACCGCATCATGTCCGAAGGGGGCGAGTGCGGCTTCACCTACATGCCGGACAAGCCGGACGACGAGCGGAAGAAGAACCTCGGCCGCGTGAAGAAACTGACCGACGGCAACCCGCGGTGCAAGTTCCTGCAGCCGATGGACGCCACGCAGGACGACCACATCGCCACGGTGATGGACAAGGTCTCCGGCGAGATGGGTAAGATCGACTTCCTGCTGCACTCGATCGCGTTCGCCCCGCCCGAGGACCTCAAGAAGGACACGGTCGACACGAGCCGCGAGGGCTTCAAGACCGCCATGGCGATCAGCGTCCACAGCCTGATGGCTCTCGCCTCGGGCGCCAAGGACCTGATGAACCCCGGCGGCAGCATCCTCACGCTCACCTATTACGGCGGCGAGAAGGCCGTGCCGGGCTACAACGTGATGGGTGTCTGCAAGGCGGCCCTCGACTCGACGGTGAAGTACCTGGCCTACGACCTGGGCCCCCGCGACCTACGTGTGAACGCCCTGAGCGCCGGCCCGCTGCAAACGATCTCCGGCCGTGGCGCCGGCGTCGACGAGATGCTCGGCCTGTACGAGGCGATGGCGCCCCTGGGGCGGAACATCACGCACGACGAGGCGGGCAAGTGCGGCTCGTTCCTGCTGAGCGACATGTCGTCGGGCGTCACGGGTGAGATCCTGCACCTCGATGGCGGCTACAACGCGATGGGCTCGCCGGGCCGGTTGCTCGAGAAGATCAAGGGCTGA
- the gatB gene encoding Asp-tRNA(Asn)/Glu-tRNA(Gln) amidotransferase subunit GatB, which translates to MTADYTTIIGLEVHVQLATRSKLFCACSTTYGAEPNTQVCPVCLGLPGALPVLNREAVRLAIETGVALNLEIPEFTKWDRKQYFYPDLPKGYQTSQFDLPITQHGYLEIADPGGAFEPKRIRILRAHLEEDAGKSTHDESKAGGDSLIDLNRTGTPLLEIVSEPDLRSAAEAKAYLSELKLLLTYLGVSDCNMQEGSLRVDANVNLHIDEGTAAVDGAKPTATPIVEVKNLNSFRGVERAIEYEAQRQWREWQETRRKIGDFPKQTRGWDDAAGVTRAQRHKEESSDYRYFPCPDLEPVTITPERVDEVRAQMAELPAALRTRLESDFGLPLYDADVIVNQGRGVADYFLSVAAATGDGKQTANWITQHVLRTMNAQEVSLDELGLPADRLAGLIKKIADGELPSARSRETFDLMVEKNLSVDGAMAELGIEAVDESELEGLCQELLAANPKIVADVQGGNDKAVGALIGQAKKKNPNADPGKVRAICLGLIAKM; encoded by the coding sequence ATGACAGCCGACTACACGACCATCATCGGCCTCGAAGTCCACGTGCAGCTCGCCACGCGGAGCAAGCTGTTCTGCGCGTGCAGCACGACCTACGGCGCCGAGCCGAACACGCAGGTCTGCCCGGTTTGCCTCGGGCTCCCCGGGGCGTTGCCGGTATTGAACCGCGAGGCGGTGCGACTGGCGATCGAGACCGGCGTCGCGCTGAACCTGGAGATCCCCGAGTTCACCAAGTGGGATCGCAAGCAGTACTTTTACCCCGACCTGCCGAAGGGCTACCAAACCAGCCAGTTCGATCTGCCGATCACGCAGCACGGCTACCTGGAGATCGCCGACCCCGGCGGCGCGTTCGAGCCGAAGCGGATCAGGATCCTCCGCGCCCACCTCGAAGAAGACGCCGGCAAGAGCACGCACGACGAGTCCAAGGCGGGGGGCGACAGCCTGATCGACCTGAACCGCACCGGCACGCCGCTGCTGGAGATCGTCTCGGAGCCCGATCTGCGCAGCGCGGCCGAGGCGAAGGCTTACCTCAGCGAGCTCAAGCTGCTGCTCACCTACCTCGGCGTTTCCGATTGCAACATGCAGGAAGGGAGCCTGCGGGTCGACGCGAACGTGAACCTGCACATCGATGAGGGGACTGCTGCAGTAGACGGGGCAAAGCCGACCGCCACGCCGATCGTCGAGGTCAAGAACCTCAACAGCTTCCGCGGCGTCGAGCGGGCGATCGAGTACGAGGCCCAGCGGCAGTGGCGCGAATGGCAAGAGACGCGGCGAAAGATCGGCGACTTCCCCAAGCAGACCCGCGGCTGGGACGACGCGGCGGGCGTCACCCGCGCCCAGCGTCACAAGGAAGAGTCGAGCGACTACCGCTACTTCCCCTGCCCCGATCTGGAGCCGGTGACCATCACCCCCGAGCGCGTCGACGAGGTCCGCGCCCAGATGGCAGAGCTGCCCGCCGCGCTCCGCACGCGGCTCGAGAGCGACTTCGGTCTGCCGCTGTACGACGCCGACGTGATTGTGAACCAGGGCCGCGGCGTGGCCGACTATTTCCTTTCCGTCGCTGCCGCGACCGGTGACGGCAAGCAAACCGCCAACTGGATCACGCAGCACGTGCTGCGCACGATGAACGCCCAGGAGGTGTCGCTCGACGAGTTGGGCCTGCCCGCCGATCGCTTGGCGGGGCTGATCAAGAAGATCGCCGACGGCGAGCTCCCCAGCGCCCGCAGCCGCGAGACGTTCGACCTGATGGTCGAAAAGAACCTCTCGGTCGACGGGGCGATGGCCGAGCTCGGCATCGAGGCGGTCGACGAGTCGGAGCTCGAGGGCCTCTGCCAAGAGCTGCTTGCCGCGAACCCGAAGATCGTCGCCGACGTGCAAGGAGGCAACGACAAAGCCGTCGGCGCGCTGATCGGCCAGGCGAAGAAAAAGAACCCCAACGCCGACCCGGGCAAGGTGCGGGCGATCTGCCTCGGCTTGATCGCCAAGATGTAG
- a CDS encoding phosphatidate cytidylyltransferase, which yields MGEQNTVLAATVVGVLFIATLVGKVLSRQTQLGLNPAAIEAYNSRVRSWWIICCLLAVAFFSRGATVALFGFISFWALREFITLTPTRLSDHRALFWVFFFFTPLQYVLVGQNAHEWFSILIPVFAFLFIPMRIAIAGDPKRFLERASKIQAGLLVCVYCLSYAPALLYLNPRGAGLTRSDNARLLFFLVTLSLLSEAIQFAWSRLYGSHVIAPEINQSRTWEGFLGSAVTTALIGVTLYEIGATPFTVFWHAALVSMLIAVMGFAGAMTLSAVKRDRRVKDYGTLIEGHGGVLDRIDALCFAAPVFYYTTRALLQT from the coding sequence ATGGGTGAGCAAAACACCGTGCTCGCCGCCACGGTCGTGGGGGTGCTGTTCATCGCGACGCTGGTCGGCAAGGTGCTGAGCCGGCAGACGCAGCTGGGACTCAACCCGGCGGCCATCGAGGCCTACAACAGCCGCGTGCGCAGCTGGTGGATCATCTGCTGCCTGCTCGCCGTGGCGTTCTTCAGCCGCGGCGCCACGGTCGCGTTGTTCGGCTTTATCAGCTTTTGGGCGCTGCGTGAGTTCATCACGCTCACCCCAACGCGATTGAGCGACCACCGCGCGCTGTTCTGGGTCTTTTTCTTCTTCACGCCCTTGCAGTACGTCCTCGTGGGGCAGAACGCCCACGAGTGGTTCAGCATCTTGATCCCGGTGTTCGCGTTCCTGTTCATCCCGATGCGGATCGCGATCGCCGGCGACCCGAAACGGTTCTTGGAACGGGCCTCGAAGATCCAAGCCGGGCTCTTAGTCTGCGTTTACTGCCTGAGCTACGCCCCCGCACTTCTGTACCTCAACCCCCGCGGCGCCGGGCTCACCCGCAGCGACAACGCCCGGCTGCTGTTTTTTCTGGTGACCCTGTCGCTGCTGAGCGAGGCGATCCAGTTTGCCTGGAGCCGGCTCTACGGCTCGCACGTGATCGCTCCGGAGATCAACCAGAGCCGCACCTGGGAGGGGTTCCTCGGCTCGGCCGTGACAACCGCGCTGATAGGCGTGACGCTCTACGAGATCGGCGCGACGCCGTTCACCGTGTTCTGGCACGCCGCGCTCGTGTCGATGCTGATCGCCGTGATGGGCTTCGCAGGAGCGATGACGCTCTCGGCGGTGAAACGCGACCGCCGCGTGAAAGACTACGGCACCCTGATCGAAGGCCACGGCGGCGTGCTCGACCGCATCGATGCCCTCTGCTTTGCAGCGCCGGTGTTCTACTACACCACCAGGGCGTTGCTGCAGACTTGA
- a CDS encoding lysophospholipid acyltransferase family protein, producing MFTELLLTTLARFMSGATVRWVDCQPDTCQRVYFANHTSHIDVVLVWSALPRDVRRVTRPVAAKDYWSKGWLRPHMARTYNAMLIDRRSIKVHQSPIDLMLREMGDEHSVILFPEGGRTDGEQVGEFKSGLYYLSKKRPEIELVPVYLHNMGRVLPRDEYLPVPLLSSITFGPPIWLEQGESKTDFLARARQSILRLAAPYEE from the coding sequence ATGTTCACCGAGTTGCTCCTCACCACCCTGGCGCGCTTCATGAGCGGCGCCACCGTGCGGTGGGTCGATTGCCAACCCGACACGTGCCAACGCGTTTACTTCGCCAATCACACGAGCCACATCGATGTGGTGCTGGTCTGGTCGGCGTTGCCGCGCGACGTGCGTCGGGTGACCCGCCCGGTGGCGGCGAAGGATTATTGGAGCAAGGGCTGGCTGCGGCCCCACATGGCCCGCACCTACAACGCCATGCTGATCGACCGCCGCAGCATCAAGGTGCACCAGAGCCCAATCGACCTGATGCTCCGCGAGATGGGCGACGAGCACTCCGTCATTCTGTTCCCCGAGGGGGGACGGACCGACGGCGAGCAGGTGGGCGAGTTCAAGAGCGGACTGTACTATCTGAGCAAGAAACGCCCCGAGATCGAGCTCGTGCCCGTTTACCTGCACAACATGGGACGCGTGCTGCCGCGCGACGAGTACCTGCCGGTGCCGCTGCTCTCGTCGATCACGTTCGGCCCGCCGATATGGCTCGAGCAAGGCGAGTCGAAAACCGACTTCCTGGCCCGCGCCCGCCAATCGATCCTGCGACTCGCCGCGCCCTACGAGGAATGA
- a CDS encoding dockerin type I repeat-containing protein, translated as MSIVWRFTDRPAEDAFLPRGRRRRQAAWLLQTVAAASLALVAPPTSAAFEQVINVPPQPAPASVGSDTQLNLGMGGVLATGFQAGDAGSTNIEVNVDGGEVQALFTAGSGATVNIRSGEVGSLLYAGVGSVVNVLGGSVNSSLSAGSGSEINVSGGVVDSFFSAYTGSRVTVSGGVIGDGMEALGDAEITVHAGQIGANFLADTGSRVSALGGAFGSNFQATGAASLSIAGGAFSDLTAESVGDIKLSGGGFSGAVSLSGADVAVSGGWFNDAFLLHGEVGGEVRGGDFNAQAAFATTEATRIYGGRFDDLVFLAPASELTLVVKQAASTSGQIDLQPGQSGVVAERGSVLSGVLADGSPFSFTLNPTPSLSGPFFSTQATLRVEVLVPGDYNADGAVDAADFTVWRDTLDSTIDLRADANGNGVVDNADYATWVTNFGRGATPAAISVPEPAAAILAAIAGALLAAVRRRQS; from the coding sequence ATGTCCATCGTCTGGCGTTTCACCGATCGACCCGCTGAAGACGCCTTCCTGCCGCGGGGACGGCGCCGCCGCCAAGCCGCGTGGCTGCTGCAGACAGTGGCCGCCGCATCACTCGCGTTGGTTGCCCCGCCCACGTCGGCTGCGTTTGAGCAGGTGATCAACGTGCCGCCGCAACCGGCCCCCGCTTCGGTCGGCTCCGACACGCAACTCAACCTGGGCATGGGCGGCGTGCTTGCCACGGGTTTCCAAGCGGGCGACGCCGGCTCGACCAATATCGAGGTCAACGTTGACGGCGGCGAGGTGCAGGCCCTCTTCACCGCCGGATCGGGCGCCACGGTCAACATCCGCAGCGGCGAGGTCGGCAGCCTGCTCTACGCCGGCGTCGGCAGCGTGGTCAATGTTTTGGGCGGCTCGGTCAACAGCTCGCTCTCGGCCGGCTCAGGGAGTGAGATCAATGTCTCTGGGGGCGTGGTCGACAGCTTCTTCAGCGCCTACACCGGCAGCCGCGTGACCGTGTCGGGCGGGGTGATCGGCGACGGCATGGAGGCTCTCGGAGACGCCGAAATCACCGTCCACGCCGGCCAGATCGGCGCCAACTTCCTGGCCGACACCGGCAGTCGGGTTTCGGCCCTCGGCGGCGCGTTCGGATCGAACTTTCAAGCGACCGGGGCGGCGTCGCTCAGCATTGCCGGCGGGGCGTTCTCCGACCTGACTGCCGAATCGGTCGGCGACATCAAGCTGTCGGGCGGCGGCTTCAGCGGCGCGGTGTCGCTGAGTGGCGCCGATGTCGCGGTCAGCGGCGGGTGGTTCAACGACGCGTTCCTGCTGCATGGCGAGGTCGGCGGCGAGGTGCGCGGCGGCGATTTCAACGCCCAGGCCGCCTTCGCCACGACCGAGGCGACCCGCATCTACGGCGGGCGGTTCGATGACTTGGTCTTCCTCGCCCCCGCGAGCGAGCTGACGCTCGTCGTCAAACAAGCGGCGTCGACCTCAGGGCAAATCGACTTGCAGCCCGGCCAGAGCGGCGTGGTGGCCGAACGCGGCTCGGTGCTCAGCGGCGTCTTGGCGGACGGCTCGCCGTTCAGCTTCACGCTCAACCCGACGCCATCTTTGAGCGGCCCCTTCTTCTCGACTCAGGCGACGCTAAGGGTCGAAGTGCTCGTGCCGGGCGACTACAACGCCGACGGCGCGGTCGACGCGGCCGACTTCACCGTGTGGCGCGACACGCTCGACTCGACCATCGACCTGCGGGCCGACGCCAACGGCAACGGAGTGGTCGACAACGCCGACTACGCCACGTGGGTGACGAATTTCGGACGGGGCGCGACCCCCGCCGCGATCAGCGTCCCCGAGCCCGCCGCGGCGATTCTGGCGGCGATAGCCGGCGCCTTGCTCGCGGCGGTGCGTCGCCGGCAGTCCTAA
- the bioA gene encoding adenosylmethionine--8-amino-7-oxononanoate transaminase: MTEPQIDQLHEWDRRHYWHSFSPMADYEPLVIERAEGVWLHTAEGQKLMDAASSMWCMALGHNHPRVTAAIHAQVDRLAHCTSLGMGADVTVRLAKRLADLAPGDLEKVFFSSDGSSAVEIAMKLAVQYWRQCDDPKPARTKFLSFGHAYHGDTLGATALSGIGRYYEPFEPLLCEVVRVAPPDARSVTDTNPAEAVAGEALARVDRVLGDFADEIAAVIIEPRVQMAAGVLMHPEGFLRGLRALCDKHGVLLIADEIAVGLGRCGKKFACDHEGVRPDLMCLGKHLTAGYAPMAATLATPAIWDAFLNSPDRPQEDRTFYHGHTFSGSPLASAAAMAFFDEVDDGLLEKIKPAVDRLGERLGRLAERDAVVHPRQLGMVAAFDLELPGADSSFADPNSIGRQMARHCRERGVWLRPRPDMIYVAPPLTTSVEEIDFLMDVVEESVEVAQEALAGGSLS; encoded by the coding sequence ATGACCGAACCGCAGATAGATCAACTCCACGAGTGGGACCGCCGCCATTACTGGCACTCTTTCTCGCCGATGGCCGACTACGAGCCGCTGGTGATCGAGCGCGCCGAGGGAGTGTGGCTGCACACGGCCGAGGGGCAAAAGCTGATGGACGCGGCGAGCAGCATGTGGTGCATGGCGCTGGGCCACAACCACCCACGCGTCACCGCCGCGATCCACGCGCAGGTCGATCGGCTCGCGCATTGCACGTCCCTGGGCATGGGCGCCGACGTGACGGTGCGGCTCGCCAAGCGGCTGGCCGATCTCGCGCCGGGCGATCTGGAGAAGGTCTTCTTCTCGAGCGACGGCTCGTCGGCGGTCGAGATCGCCATGAAGCTCGCCGTGCAATACTGGCGGCAGTGCGACGACCCCAAGCCAGCACGGACTAAGTTCTTGTCGTTCGGCCACGCCTACCACGGCGACACGCTCGGCGCGACGGCGCTGAGCGGCATCGGCCGCTACTACGAGCCGTTCGAGCCGCTCTTGTGCGAGGTGGTGCGCGTGGCGCCCCCCGACGCCCGCAGCGTGACCGACACGAACCCCGCCGAGGCGGTCGCTGGCGAAGCGCTCGCGCGGGTCGACCGTGTGCTCGGCGACTTCGCCGACGAGATCGCCGCCGTGATCATCGAGCCGCGGGTGCAGATGGCCGCCGGCGTGCTGATGCACCCGGAAGGTTTTTTGCGAGGCTTGCGCGCGTTGTGCGACAAGCACGGCGTGCTGCTGATCGCCGACGAGATCGCCGTGGGCCTCGGCCGCTGCGGCAAGAAGTTCGCGTGCGACCACGAGGGCGTGCGGCCCGACCTCATGTGCCTGGGCAAGCACCTCACGGCTGGCTACGCCCCAATGGCGGCGACGCTTGCGACGCCTGCGATCTGGGACGCGTTTCTCAACTCGCCGGACCGCCCCCAAGAGGACCGCACCTTCTACCACGGCCACACGTTCAGCGGCAGCCCGCTGGCGTCGGCCGCCGCGATGGCGTTCTTCGACGAGGTCGACGACGGCCTGCTGGAGAAGATCAAGCCCGCCGTGGACCGCTTGGGCGAGCGGCTCGGCCGCTTGGCGGAGCGCGACGCCGTCGTGCACCCGCGCCAGTTGGGCATGGTGGCGGCGTTCGACCTCGAACTGCCCGGGGCGGATTCGAGCTTCGCCGACCCCAACTCGATCGGCCGCCAGATGGCCCGCCACTGCCGGGAGCGCGGCGTGTGGCTCAGGCCGCGACCCGACATGATCTACGTCGCCCCGCCGCTCACCACCAGCGTCGAAGAGATCGACTTCCTCATGGACGTGGTCGAGGAGAGCGTCGAGGTGGCGCAGGAGGCGCTCGCGGGGGGATCGCTGAGCTAG
- a CDS encoding glycosyltransferase: MPEPPAAPLPVLFVQTSMPVGGAETLLVNLVRGMDRQRFAPEVVCLKEPGPLGEELAAGGYTVHSHLLRSKWDLRVLPRLVRLLRERRIGAVVTVGAGDKMFWGRLAAKIAGTPVVASALHSTGWPDGVGRLNRLLTPITDAFIAVAEPHGRHMVEKERFPQRKVRVIPNGVDTGRFAPLEGSMAIRQEIGVAPTAPLVGILAALRPEKNHELYLDAARRVLAEIPEAVFLVIGDGPRREALERYAREIGVEHAVRFLGNRSDVPEVLAALEVVALTSHNEANPVSILEAMSTGKPVVATDVGSVHRSVIDGQTGWLVAPGDECGLAKRLVELLLDPVLARQMGAAGRRHVASRASLGVMVRGYERLLGELYESKTGRKLPQKASATATRAEPAPQA, translated from the coding sequence ATGCCCGAGCCGCCTGCGGCGCCGCTGCCGGTGCTGTTCGTCCAGACCAGCATGCCGGTCGGTGGCGCCGAGACGCTCTTGGTGAACCTGGTCCGCGGGATGGACCGCCAACGGTTTGCCCCGGAGGTGGTGTGCCTCAAGGAGCCCGGCCCGCTGGGCGAGGAGCTCGCGGCTGGCGGCTACACCGTGCACAGCCATTTGCTCCGCAGCAAATGGGACCTGCGGGTGCTGCCGCGACTCGTGCGGCTGCTGCGCGAGCGGCGCATCGGAGCGGTCGTCACGGTGGGCGCCGGCGACAAGATGTTTTGGGGGCGGCTTGCCGCCAAGATCGCCGGCACGCCGGTCGTCGCCTCGGCGCTGCACAGCACGGGCTGGCCCGACGGCGTCGGTCGCCTCAACCGTCTGCTCACGCCGATCACCGACGCCTTTATCGCCGTCGCCGAACCGCATGGGCGACACATGGTCGAGAAAGAACGTTTCCCGCAGCGCAAGGTGCGGGTGATCCCCAACGGCGTCGACACCGGTCGGTTCGCTCCGCTGGAAGGCTCGATGGCGATCCGGCAGGAGATCGGCGTCGCGCCCACCGCGCCGCTGGTTGGCATCCTCGCCGCGTTGCGGCCGGAGAAGAACCACGAGCTGTACCTCGACGCGGCCCGCCGTGTGCTCGCCGAGATCCCCGAGGCGGTGTTCCTGGTAATCGGCGACGGCCCGCGGCGCGAGGCGCTCGAGCGCTACGCCCGCGAGATCGGCGTCGAGCACGCGGTGCGCTTTCTGGGCAATCGCTCCGATGTGCCGGAAGTGCTCGCCGCTCTGGAGGTCGTCGCCTTGACCTCGCACAACGAGGCGAACCCGGTGTCGATTCTCGAGGCGATGAGCACCGGCAAGCCCGTGGTGGCGACCGACGTTGGTTCGGTTCACCGCTCGGTGATCGACGGCCAAACAGGCTGGCTCGTTGCGCCGGGAGACGAGTGCGGGCTCGCCAAGCGGCTTGTCGAATTGCTGCTCGACCCGGTCCTGGCCCGCCAGATGGGCGCCGCGGGGCGGCGTCATGTCGCTTCGCGGGCGTCGCTGGGCGTGATGGTGCGAGGCTACGAGCGGCTGCTGGGCGAGCTCTACGAATCGAAGACAGGCCGCAAACTGCCTCAAAAAGCCTCCGCGACGGCCACTCGTGCCGAGCCGGCGCCGCAGGCATAA
- a CDS encoding lipopolysaccharide biosynthesis protein, giving the protein MWRRWSKGDGAIKALDNKPSAAAQPAARRSPHSETLLSSLAVVLMVTVVQRTVGFGRGVLFCRWLDPEELGHWEMAYGFLLLAAPVAVLGLPGSFGRYLDRYRQRGQLRLFLWRTGLWTTLLATSAIGVLVWRRDLVARVVFGDSSQTGLALAAIACLAVVILHHFLEAVFSGLRLFRVVSAQQFAHSMTFAALALTLLSFWSPSAVGVVAGYAGGCLVASVGVLAWSAWRFRDGDDVAQAIAAERPSQRDFWSPLMRFAIWIWVSNLLTNLFAIVDRYMILHCGRFTPTEALEQVGHYHTSMIVPALLISIANLLVGTLTPHFSHDWESGRRRAVGVQLSTTIRLASAAMIAAGCGVLLVCPTLFRLAFEGKYDTGLAVLPWTVTACVWFALLLVAQTYLWCAEKSRRAALPLAIGLTTNVALNLALLPAWGLKGAVAATAISTLIALLAQLEVNRRCGMPLGRTTLLMVLAPALLVLGADGAIAAGSIVLSVAALRGVLLSPRQTKRLTTAIQNRLGRLWPTASLTHSHARTTH; this is encoded by the coding sequence ATGTGGCGTCGATGGTCGAAGGGGGACGGAGCGATTAAAGCCCTCGACAATAAACCGTCTGCCGCCGCCCAGCCCGCCGCTCGCCGCAGCCCCCATTCCGAGACGCTCCTTTCGAGCCTTGCGGTGGTGCTGATGGTGACCGTGGTGCAGCGCACCGTCGGTTTTGGCCGGGGCGTGCTGTTCTGTCGCTGGCTCGACCCTGAGGAGCTCGGCCATTGGGAGATGGCCTACGGCTTCCTCCTGCTGGCGGCGCCGGTGGCGGTGCTCGGCTTGCCCGGCTCGTTCGGGCGTTACCTGGACCGATACCGCCAACGCGGCCAACTGCGGCTGTTCCTCTGGAGGACCGGCCTGTGGACCACGCTGCTGGCCACATCAGCCATCGGCGTGCTCGTGTGGCGTCGTGATCTTGTGGCGCGGGTGGTGTTTGGCGATAGCTCGCAAACCGGTCTCGCGCTGGCGGCGATCGCCTGCCTGGCGGTGGTCATCTTGCACCATTTCCTCGAAGCCGTTTTCTCGGGGCTGCGATTGTTCCGCGTGGTCTCCGCGCAGCAGTTCGCCCACAGCATGACTTTCGCTGCCTTGGCGCTCACCTTGCTATCGTTCTGGAGCCCGTCGGCCGTGGGTGTGGTGGCTGGCTATGCCGGCGGTTGCTTGGTGGCGTCGGTCGGCGTGCTGGCTTGGTCGGCGTGGCGATTCCGCGACGGCGACGACGTGGCCCAAGCGATCGCCGCCGAGCGACCCTCGCAACGCGACTTCTGGTCGCCGCTGATGCGGTTCGCCATTTGGATTTGGGTCAGTAACCTGCTCACCAACCTGTTCGCGATCGTGGACCGCTACATGATCCTGCATTGCGGCAGGTTCACCCCGACCGAGGCGCTCGAGCAGGTGGGGCACTACCACACGAGCATGATCGTGCCGGCGCTGCTGATCTCGATCGCCAACCTGCTGGTCGGCACGCTCACGCCGCACTTCAGCCACGACTGGGAGTCGGGACGACGGCGGGCGGTAGGCGTGCAACTCAGCACCACGATCAGACTGGCGTCTGCCGCGATGATCGCCGCCGGCTGCGGCGTGCTGCTGGTTTGCCCGACGCTGTTCCGCCTGGCTTTCGAGGGCAAGTACGACACGGGCCTCGCCGTTCTGCCTTGGACCGTCACGGCGTGCGTGTGGTTCGCGTTGCTCCTGGTTGCCCAAACGTACCTGTGGTGCGCCGAGAAGTCGCGGCGGGCGGCGTTGCCGCTGGCGATCGGTCTGACGACGAACGTGGCTCTCAACCTCGCCTTGCTGCCCGCCTGGGGACTCAAGGGCGCCGTGGCCGCCACGGCCATCTCGACCCTGATCGCGCTGCTCGCCCAGCTCGAAGTGAACCGCCGCTGCGGCATGCCCCTGGGCCGCACGACGCTGCTGATGGTGCTCGCCCCCGCGCTGCTGGTGCTCGGGGCCGACGGCGCCATCGCCGCCGGCTCGATTGTTCTCTCGGTCGCCGCGCTGCGCGGCGTCCTGCTCTCACCGCGTCAAACCAAACGTCTCACAACCGCCATCCAAAACCGGCTGGGCCGCTTGTGGCCCACCGCGTCCCTCACGCACTCCCATGCCCGCACAACCCACTAA